From Theileria annulata chromosome 1, complete sequence, *** SEQUENCING IN PROGRESS ***, one genomic window encodes:
- a CDS encoding uncharacterized protein (1 probable transmembrane helix predicted for TA20160 by TMHMM2.0 at aa 2-21) → MYLYHIVCLPNIFFNFFLTFAFQKLFQNTLAYKFTKEHGTFVIFDLPNNKNHDDFLIEMVSSRKVQSFTNRSRRSKSKVSPTTNKNLLTKKTPKRKVKDREEEPKTEEKVEKNELLENFGVDLGPFGQDLYEWLWPKNDSSKNKASESIQSMKIDERFLQSRFVSYNEKKANSYYNNNIHAYLLHNYASERFVDIYKRLAFHMKITPRILFREIGAITGKFGINILDPNAYSEVYSINNSIDDEKGKEIRSDILCLRRIKFEVYSLIGAKLLRYTMLFLLRYIRLGIPNEIKIRFLTDLIKQDYTSVACSMACNQIDFGDNKNNPLNQTYPIRNSFESMGYPYSDQLFYSEPNSEDVWSPSKLVDPHVFNRLSKKNKSKLVCVAASLHPEYALQIVKNIAFAAGYKSERELLTNFCLNCSFTSRGSRSFISKLKEERLVDEKLRQAAKLYKKCQLPSSLKSALDILVEVPYISGLIKRHLESGRKIMSLKRARMILKRVRSEVELLPEDMVLWDILKSLISRKVLNAPSRLYKQAAKQILALKNYLSPNLKQEIESRGVDAVKLYKDTNGLPQDLESISWDERVDLARKIRKNVKNIWLENRQHSFEDTGIRLVDALSATAGYKDINNVLTIVSMLSKPPQTKVERLSRQPGPEFEHSPRLEFKDFKNKIM, encoded by the exons ATGTACTTGTATCATATTGTTTGCCTTCCAAACATtttttttaacttttttcTGACATTTGCCTTTCAAAAACTATTTCAAAACACTTTAGCCTACAAATTCACAAAAGAACATGGAACCTTTGTGATTTTTGATCtaccaaataataaaaaccATGATGATTTCCTTATTGAAATGGTTTCCTCAAGGAAGGTTCAATCCTTCACTAACAGGTCCAGAAGAAGTAAATCAAAAGTATCTCCTACAACTAATAAGAATCTATTGACAAAAAAAACACCCAAAAGGAAGGTAAAAGATCGAGAAGAAGAACCGAAAACTGAAGAAAAAGTCgaaaaaaatgaattattgGAGAATTTTGGAGTTGATTTGGGTCCTTTCGGACAAGACTTGTACGAGTGGTTATGGCCAAAAAATGATTCTTCAAAGAATAAG GCTAGTGAATCCATTCAATCAATGAAAATAGATGAACGATTCCTGCAAAGTAGGTTTGTATCATACAATGAAAAGAAGGCTAATTCGTattataacaataatattcaCGCATATTTACTCCACAATTACG CTTCTGAAAGATTTGTCGACATTTACAAAAGGCTGGCCTTTCACATGAAAATAACTCCACGCATACTATTCCGTGAAATTGGAGCCATAACGGGAAAGTTCGGAATAAATATCCTGGACCCCAATG CTTATTCTGAAGTTTAttctataaataattcCATAGATGATGAAAAGGGAAAAGAGATAAGATCTGACATACTATGTTTGAGGAGAATCAAATTTGAAGTTTATTCCCTGATCGGGGCAAAACTGTTAAGATACACGATGTTGTTTCTGCTTCGGTACATTAGACTTGGAATTCCAAATGAAATCAAGATTAGATTTTTGACTGATTTGATTAAGCAGGACTACACCTCAGTTGCATGCAGTATGGCCTGTAATCAAATAGATTTTGgagataataaaaacaatcCTCTTAATCAAACGTACCCGATTCGTAATTCATTTGAGAGCATGGGATATCCTTATTCAGACCAATTGTTTTATTCTGAACCTAATTCAGAAGATGTATGGTCCCCTTCAAAACTTGTTGATCCTCATGTTTTCAACCGTCTCAgtaaaaagaataaatcAAAGTTAGTCTGTGTAGCAGCCTCTTTACATCCGGAATATGCTCTGCAAATTGTCAAAAACATTGCATTTGCTGCCGGCTATAAGTCTGAAAGGGAGttattaactaatttttgTCTGAATTGTAGTTTCACATCTAGGGGTTCTAGGTCCTTTATTTCGAAGCTCAAAGAGGAACGCTTGGTGGATGAAAAGTTAAGACAGGCTGccaaattatacaaaaaatGCCAGCTTCCTTCTTCGCTCAAGTCTGCCTTGGACATCTTAGTTGAAGTACCCTATATTTCAGGGTTGATTAAAAGACATCTGGAGTCCGGCCGTAAGATTATGTCTTTGAAAAGGGCCAGAATGATACTCAAGAGAGTTAGGTCTGAAGTAGAACTTCTTCCTGAAGATATGGTCCTTTGGGACATTTTAAAGAGTTTGATTTCAAGAAAGGTTCTAAACGCCCCCTCTCGCCTATACAAACAAGCTGCTAAACAGATTTTGGCACTGAAAAATTACCTGAGCCCAAACTTGAAACAAGAAATTGAGAGTAGAGGTGTTGATGCAGTAAAACTATATAAAGACACTAACGGGTTACCTCAAGATTTAGAATCGATTTCTTGGGATGAAAGGGTTGACTTGGCCAGAAAGATCAGGAAAAATGTCAAGAATATTTGGCTTGAGAATCGCCAACACTCGTTTGAAGACACTGGAATTCGACTTGTCGACGCTCTTTCTGCTACTGCTGGTTACAAGGATATAAACAATGTCTTAACTATCGTATCAATGTTGTCGAAACCTCCCCAGACCAAGGTTGAAAGGTTGTCAAGACAGCCCGGACCTGAGTTTGAGCACTCTCCAAGGCTAGAAtttaaagattttaaaaataaaatcatgtaa
- a CDS encoding calcium/calmodulin-dependent protein kinase subunit, putative (Tap404f10.p1c.C.cand.127 - score = 28.53), with translation MSKFSSLLIQRLSQSNIKVTEKCTYWRPILICLSNCENGQDTSSSKVESYFEGRALNQYFIQKKIAETSNSTLWRCFDVVENQFFCIKIYYITACRKERSVRFFRDDTEVITMLDKVVDEILYHSSLQSCSGVSKVKEIIVDLEGDMIFFIMSYHHYQLMYYDYMSNTYLVPYSDNSGNKYLYKEEYAKIILRQLVHTIQYFHENGVIHKDIKPDNLLLTDVDSTMFEPIGSPDETNSNSFIGDELITCDASKFNIDEMFEQLGELKTSEILSYRVDEISCSFPRDIVSHGFPYCYSDQFDFFYMMWDDCDTLIDINYLKIRKGEFNIGKNSWLFASEFPKTTQLGSRNLLSYFIGEPNSLNYKVNRNLISKEIEKLPKVPLHCDQEKNIVIVSDFGVASLAEEESGNLVIFDSEGTISFTSPESLKYVEGSIPASERDVFSLGVTLYCMIYGNLPYTGRNGIEMLINILETTLVFHPFREVSEELKLLLNHMLHKEHEKRIKLQDIPFHPWLNS, from the coding sequence atgtCTAAATTCTCATCTCTTTTGATCCAAAGATTATCGCAAAGTAATATAAAAGTGACTGAGAAATGTACATACTGGAGACCAATACTGATATGTCTATCAAATTGTGAAAATGGCCAGGATACGAGCTCCTCAAAAGTTGAAAGTTATTTTGAAGGAAGGGCCCTGaatcaatattttatcCAAAAAAAGATAGCCGAAACGTCAAATTCCACCTTGTGGAGGTGTTTTGATGTCGTAGAAAACCAATTTTTTTGcattaaaatatactatataacAGCCTGCAGAAAGGAAAGATCAGTCAGGTTTTTCAGAGATGACACTGAAGTAATAACAATGCTTGACAAGGTCGTGGACGAAATCCTATACCACTCATCACTACAGTCATGTTCAGGCGTATCAAAGGTGAAGGAAATCATAGTTGATTTGGAGGGCGACATGATTTTTTTCATCATGTCGTATCATCACTATCAGCTGATGTACTATGATTACATGTCAAATACATATCTTGTACCATATTCAGATAATTCAGGAAACAAATACCTCTATAAAGAGGAATACGCTAAAATAATCCTAAGACAGCTGGTTCATACTATTCAGTATTTCCACGAAAATGGAGTAATCCACAAGGATATTAAACCGGATAATCTACTCTTGACTGATGTTGACTCTACAATGTTTGAACCAATTGGGTCTCCTGACGAAACCAATTCTAATTCTTTCATTGGTGACGAATTAATAACCTGTGATGCTTCAAAATTTAACATTGATGAAATGTTTGAACAACTAGGAGAATTGAAAACGAGTGAAATTCTCAGCTATAGAGTTGATGAAATATCTTGTTCTTTCCCCAGGGACATAGTTTCACACGGCTTCCCCTATTGTTATTCAGACCAGTTTGATTTTTTTTACATGATGTGGGACGATTGTGATACACTGATTGAtataaactatttaaaaataaggAAGGGtgaatttaatattggCAAAAATTCCTGGCTGTTTGCTTCAGAGTTTCCTAAAACAACACAACTTGGCTCAAGAAACCTGTTAAGTTACTTTATTGGGGAACCTAACAGCTTAAATTACAAGGTGAATCGCAACCTTATTTCCaaagaaattgaaaagTTACCCAAAGTTCCACTTCACTGTGATCAGGAAAAGAATATTGTTATCGTTAGTGATTTTGGAGTTGCCAGTCTAGCTGAAGAGGAGTCTGGAAATCTGGTTATTTTTGACTCTGAAGGAACGATTTCTTTCACAAGCCCTGAGAGTCTCAAGTATGTTGAAGGCTCCATTCCAGCCTCTGAAAGAGATGTTTTTTCTCTAGGGGTTACTCTTTACTGTATGATATACGGGAATTTACCCTACACTGGAAGAAATGGTATAGAAATGCTGATAAACATTCTTGAGACCACACTTGTTTTTCACCCTTTTCGTGAAGTATCCGAGGAACTAAAGCTTCTCTTAAATCATATGTTACATAAAGAACATGAAAAGAGGATAAAATTGCAAGATATTCCATTTCATCCATGGTTAAATTCTTAA
- a CDS encoding uncharacterized protein (10 probable transmembrane helices predicted for TA20150 by TMHMM2.0 at aa 20-42, 62-79, 92-114, 149-171, 184-206, 250-272, 284-301, 316-335, 356-378 and 388-410;~Signal peptide predicted for TA20150 by SignalP 2.0 HMM (Signal peptide probability 0.668, signal anchor probability 0.264) with cleavage site probability 0.471 between residues 37 and 38) codes for MSSAATNGGKCKEPKKIAAYLLAGFSLLLTLRVGMNGAPFCMKRFKIPEHLFSLYVSRVHNAIELFVLAGVTAGTIYNIKYGNKYVQECEKVSVGINWLFFLINVVLFFVFVTGGEEGHLTDFYWTLAFSAFVYGMNYSFSMKLAGDCIVYYFATLHVSGIFISVYHFIFLKLFGNRRKFNTDYLIITWQIVLSIIITAVTAAVWTVAYSNGEQSTGKGNNNKCGGDDSTDQDGSGGNSGFTGDAVSPMIMTVFALGVIYVFYPAIAPGLLVDFRHVNKIDQALLIIAPIPSITFAAIDSASPGNSPKCKWSEKPYWHGVLIFIPVMIICGYLFIKALHYPHSGVSLAIINKPRMSGFLTILFYVSHMILTAVGFPGVEKNSGQYKDYLPTINAFMANLSMVLLIFFGEGYVNEFKKYDRSYWPTEGLSAKRAFGFWFDKAIQNGFKNFLLIFTRDLRRDLMSALD; via the coding sequence ATGAGTTCGGCTGCTACCAATGGTGGAAAATGCAAAGAACCTAAAAAAATTGCAGCCTACCTTTTGGCTGGATTTTCATTACTTCTAACACTTAGGGTTGGTATGAATGGAGCTCCATTCTGTATGAAACGATTTAAGATACCTGAACATTTGTTCAGTCTATATGTTAGTAGAGTACATAATGCAATAGAACTGTTTGTTCTTGCTGGAGTTACTGCCGgtacaatttataatataaagtATGGTAATAAATATGTACAAGAATGTGAAAAGGTATCTGTCGGGATTAATTGGTTGTTCTTCCTTATTAATGTAGTTCTTTTCTTTGTATTTGTCACTGGTGGTGAGGAGGGCCATTTGACTGATTTTTACTGGACACTAGCATTTTCAGCCTTTGTATATGGAATGAATTATTCATTTAGTATGAAATTGGCCGGAGATTGtatagtttattattttgcAACACTTCATGTTTCTGGTATTTTCATATCAGTTTaccattttatatttttgaaaCTATTTGGTAATAGAAGGAAGTTTAACActgattatttaattattacttGGCAAATTGTTTTATCCATAATAATTACAGCAGTAACAGCAGCTGTTTGGACTGTAGCTTATAGTAACGGAGAACAGTCAACAGGTAAaggtaataataataaatgcGGAGGTGATGATAGTACTGATCAGGATGGCAGTGGTGGTAACAGTGGTTTTACAGGGGATGCAGTTTCACCAATGATAATGACTGTGTTTGCTCTGGGTGTAATATATGTCTTTTACCCAGCTATAGCACCAGGTTTGCTAGTTGACTTTAGGCACGTAAATAAGATAGATCAGGCCCTTCTAATTATAGCTCCTATTCCATCAATTACATTTGCAGCTATTGATTCCGCCAGCCCAGGTAACTCACCGAAGTGTAAATGGTCAGAAAAACCTTATTGGCACGGTGTACTCATATTTATTCCAGTTATGATTATTTGTGGATATTTGTTTATCAAAGCACTTCACTATCCTCATTCAGGAGTTTCATTAGCAATTATTAATAAGCCACGTATGTCTGGATTTCTCACCATTCTGTTTTATGTTAGCCATATGATACTAACTGCTGTTGGATTTCCAGGTGTGGAAAAAAATTCTGGGCAATATAAGGATTATCTTCCCACTATAAATGCTTTCATGGCTAATTTGTCCATGGTTCTATTGATTTTTTTTGGTGAGGGTTACGTTAAtgagtttaaaaaatatgatagATCCTATTGGCCAACAGAAGGATTATCAGCAAAAAGAGCATTTGGATTCTGGTTCGATAAGGCAATTCAAAATGGATTCAAGAACTTTCTCTTAATATTCACCAGAGACCTTAGAAGAGATTTAATGTCAGCACTTGACTAA
- a CDS encoding HAP-family transcription factor, putative (Tap404f10.p1c.C.cand.126 - score = 15.63), with protein MEGDDAAKIPNVDSLEAKLSNLSDNSDPVKGSHLPVARVKKIMKETEHQGMISSDAPVILAKACEMLIRDLTLQSWNCTQMTKRCTLQRQDIKSAIFNSNIYNFLYDILTPEDLKPIMETQTELPTTYLSSRHNQKIPNNSRPSFNSTAGLKPCGFKGPYPKEGYSHLRNKIAHPYPDFRQGYSLIQNNKINEGYPNVNSNNYFDQNFNFDFHDLSYSSFPQYRSSPNFISGQKLYPNSFKEPKMNTQSHL; from the exons ATGGAAGGTGATGATGCAGCAAAAATCCCTAATGTCGACTCACTTGAGgctaaattatcaaatttga GCGACAATTCTGATCCTGTTAAAGGGAGCCATCTTCCTGTGGCCAGAGTGAAAAAGATAATGAAAGAAACCGAACATCAGGGT ATGATTTCTTCTGATGCTCCTGTGATACTAGCTAAAGCTTGTGAAATGTTAATAAGGGACCTTACTTTGCAGTCTTGGAATTGTACTCAAATGACAAAAAGGTGCACATTACAG AGACAAGACATAAAGAGTGCAATTTTTAACAGTAACATATACAATTTTCTGTATGACATATTAACACCTGAGGATCTCAAACCCATTATGGAAACTCAAACTGAATTACca ACCACCTATTTATCTTCACGTCATAATCAAAAAATTCCAAACAATTCTCGTCCTTCATTTAATTCAACTGCAGGCTTAAAGCCTTGTGGTTTTAAAGGACCTTATCCCAAAGAAGGTTATTCTCACCTTAGGAACAAAATTGCACATCCGTACCCTGACTTTAGGCAAGGATACAGCTTAATCCAAAATAACAAGATTAATGAAGGCTATCCAAATGTTAATTccaataattattttgatCAAAATTTCAACTTCGACTTTCACGACCTAAGCTACTCCTCATTTCCACAGTACAGATCTAGTCCAAACTTCATTTCAGGCCAGAAATTATACCCCAATTCATTCAAAGAACCCAAGATGAACACTCAGTCACACTTGTAA
- a CDS encoding uncharacterized protein (Contains 1 putative transmembrane domain;~1 probable transmembrane helix predicted for TA20155 by TMHMM2.0 at aa 4-22), which yields MCRIIVADLNKIIIIVYYMFGLKRITKEMGSMFSMAFVTSFTPNNICFLIFKISSSFSGLGVHIWKLNKINGAYYELVCWEPDKLLKDIDCTLFSVFVDQVQKVLSAGKNNYLQRGSSSPNSRQHLQRTYTTILGRHH from the exons ATGTGTCGAATCATAGTTGCAGAtctaaataaaataattatcattGTTTATTACATGTTTGGCCTGAAAAGGATAACCAAAGAAATGGGATCAATGTTTTCTATGGCCTTTGTGACGTCGTTTACACCAAACAATATTTGCTTTTTAATA tttaaaatttcttcttctttttcGGGACTTGGTGT ACATATTTGGAAACTTAATAAGATTAATGGCGCATATTATGAACTTGTCTGCTGG GAACctgataaattattaaaagatATTGATTGTACCCTCTTCTCTGTGTTTGTTGACCAAGTCCAGAAAGTCTTGAGTGCAGGAAA aaaTAATTACTTGCAACGTGGATCGTCTTCGCCTAACTCACGACAACATCTACA GAGAACTTATACTACTATTCTTGGAAGGCATCACtaa